The Aspergillus flavus chromosome 2, complete sequence region TCACGAAGCTCTGGAGCCCATCCACGTCCGCGACCTCCTCCCAGCACATTCGTCACAAAGTCGCCGTTCTTTTGCATATCCATGAGAGTGAGCAGAACAGGATCACGAGGCAGGAAGGACGTCGGCTTCAAGATAGTGGAGCGGTCCGCCTGTAACCCCTTGATTATCGGGGCCTTGTAATCAGTTACCTTGTCGAGCTCCACGGTCATCACCTTCCGTCGCTTCGCGCGCTGCGAGTGTTGGACAGTCACGTCATCCTCTGCCGCCCCCTCGTCCTGGTCCTGGTCTTCACCCTGCTCTTGTTGAAGTTTCTCCATGTCTGCGTCTGGCATCTCTGAGAGGACGCTCATAGATTCGCGCTCGGACCTGCGCTCGTCGACATCAAATGCCAGTTCTCCGTCATCACCAAGATCCATGGCAGTGTCGTCCGCCTGCAAAAGAGTGTCTTGTGGGCCCTCGTTGGCCAGGTCCATCTTGTCCAAGGGAGCATCATCCTCGCCAAGGTCCAGAGGCAGATCAACATCATTGAACTTGCCAGCATCACTAAAaagatcttcttcgacgGGGCGAGGTGCTGGCGCATCTCGACCCACTTCCATACTGAAGTCATGACCCAAGGGTGtatcatcctctcccaaGTCAAGGTCAACCAAGGTATGGTCCTCAAGGCGCGCAGGCTCCTGTGACACAGAGCGCCGAAGACTACTGTCTGGGAAGAGCTGGCTCCCAAAGTCCATCGATGTTCCTGGGCGCTTACCTTCCGGCTCAAAACTGAGCGGCTGAGGTAAGAGCAAAGAAGAATCCAGGTTCATGAAAAGGTCCGACTCTGTAAGCACATCGGGCAAAGTAATACCCCCTGGGGCAACAACAGTGGTTGTCAAGTCATTGTTATTAGTCAAGCGGAAAGCCTATACATTATTGCTTTAGCGTCGTTTGTGGAAACAGCATCATTTACCCGAGCATACCATTTTGATCTTCATGAGAGCCTCATTGCAGTCATCCAACAGGTAGCGAGCCTTTCTGCTATAAATCCGGACCACACCTAACAGCAACTGACCGCTCAATCGCAAAGCCATTGGAGCTTGTCCTTGATCGACAATAGCACTGACACTGCTCTCGATATCTGACTGTAAAATGTGCGATTTGGAAAGTTTGCGCTCCAAGTTAGCCGATAACCAAACGCGGGCCAGTGGCCCGGTTTTTGACAAGAGGGTCTCCGAGTAGAACATGGTGTCACGATGTAGTATATGAAGAgattttagaaataattattcaAAGAGGTATAAGCCCGCCTAATGCGGGGGTGGTTCGCAAGAAGTCCCTAGCAACCAAATGCGATGACGCGCTGTatccagaaaacaaaaagatcgGCAACTGATGCTTCCTCCCCCTAAGGCCGAAAGGGGTTATAAACCCGGAGACAACAAGATGGGTTGCTATATCTGACGATAAGGATTATCGCAATGCAAATAGATTCACCGAGTCCGGAGGTTGAAGAGGGGTGCAGGAAAGGAGGGGTGGTTGGGTGGATTGCGATGACTGTGGTGTGGTTTTCGCAAGTGAAGggaaacaagagaaagagagggagggcGCGTCTGGCGGGCGGGTTGATGGGCAGCCTCCACTGGCAACGGGTTGCGGCGGGCAGCACTAGGCGAATGCACAATGCTGATTGGGTGCTTAGTTACGTGGCTGGGGTCACGTGCGAACAGGTCACTTTCAGTGGAAAGAGCCAAGCGTCACGTGGCTCTAACGGGATGATGTAGGTACCCAATAGTACTCAAGATAGAAAGTAAAAGAGCTTAGCtgatatacggagtacaattTTGCTCTGTGCATGTCTTTTTACCTCGTTCTTGCTATACAATCAGAATAATCAGCCTTTccttacggagtaccatagaaaggaagaaagcaagaaagtacagtcaagaaaggcaaaaaattctccccgactgggagtcgaacccaggtctcccgcgCTTGTTCCTTTTATGGGATGACAAgcggaaatcatgaccgtTAGACCATCGAGGAATTATTGATAGACATTCTTCAAAGTAAGTTGATATCATTATTTACAAAATTGCACTCCACCGCCAGCTTTCTCTCATCATGAGCGGTGAACAAAGGCAGTATATTTCCAGCAAAGTTGTCCAGACATTTTTATAAACAACTCCCCTTTCAATACCTAAATGATGGCGTGGAATTCACAGAACTAGAGTGATAGAGTCAGTTACAGTATCAATTCTAGAAGCTCAGGTGTGGGTGACTGTTGAGGTAGGCACATTAGTATAGTTACATTGGCTCCATAGTTCACCCACGCTAAACGCGTGACCGCCAAGAGTAACCCCTTCGCTGGGAACAATGAGAATTGCCTGCATACAATGTGGTCTCTCCGCAATTGAGCATGACAAgtagttttttttaattcaacATCCAAATATTGATCGACGCGGCCCTCCCCTGAGAGCGTCGTCTTTGGTGGGACCTAGAGGTCTAGCCTTGTCTCTTCTCTAAAACCGGCTGCACGGCCCTTGTCTGGTTTCCACTTAGTCTTCCCATATTATTCGATACACCTGCGGCCGAAGTCGCGTCTGAGAACGTGGCTTCTAcgtattctattttttttttttttacattttGTCTTTGCAAAATCGTGTCCACCTCGACTTTTCCCCTGATCCCGACGGGATGATAACCATTGTGAGCCCGATCTAGCAGGACATCTTTGGACAGAAAAGCATGAGAGATGTCAAGGTCCGCAACACCTGCGCTACCTTTGCATAATGCTCAGGCCCCCGATTTGAGGCCTCCATCATCTACGCCGACGGGTGTACGCTCCAACACATCTACTTCAGTAAGTCTCGCTGTAAGGCAGATCCAGTTGATTTTGTCTGCGCTCGCGCTTTCAATTGGCTTACTTTGGGTGTGCGGTCGCTAATTCTTAAATTCATTAACTAGACATCCACGTCGACTTACTCTCTATTAGACCCACAGCAAACCGCTGAGCGCTTACAGACATCCCTTACCCACGGACTCACTCCTGCAGAAGCTGAGATTCGTTTAATACAAGATGGGCCCAACGAACTGCCGCATGAAGACCCCGAGCCCCTGTGGCTCCGGTTTCTTAAACAATTCCGGGAGACATTAATTCTACTGCTTCTAGCGTCAGCCGcagtctctttcttcatgggCAATTTTGATGATGCGGTAAGCATCACGCTCGCGGTAACCATCGTAGTCACCGTCGGATTTGTTCAGGAGTATCGATCTGAAAAGTCCTTGGAGGCCTTGAGCCGCCTGGTGCCACATCATGCGCATTTGATACGCGATGTTCCTCTCTCACATACCCCCCCTATCGGACACTCGATCCCTGCAGCTACCAGTGAAGAGTTCGAGCTGCAAGATCTCAGAAGCAAAAGCCCGGGCTCGGTTTCAGCCGCTGTTAAAGCTTCCAGTACTGTTTCAGCGAATGAGCTAGTACCTGGTGACCTAGTTTTGTTTACAGTTGGAGACCGTATTCCGGCGGACATACGCATTACCGCAGCCACTGATTTGACCATCGATGAATCAAACCTGACTGGTGAGAACGAGCCTGTTGCTAAATCGCCTGACGCAATTCGCGGCCCCAAGGCTTTAGCCTCACACTCGCCCAAAATTGTCACCCCTCCCCGATCTCCATTCTACGATGCCCCAGCCAGTGGCGCTGTGGGCGCTGATATCCGCTTAAATGAGCAGCACAATATCGCATTTATGGGAACTTTGGTTCGGTCGGGGTATGGACAGGGTATTGTCATAGGAACGGGTGCGAAAACTGAATTTGGCAGTATTTCAGCTTCTTTGCAGGAAATCGAGAGTCCACGCACACCGCTTCAATTGTCAATGGACCGTCTTGGTCAAGAATTGAGCTATGTCTCCTTTGGCGTCATCGGATTGATTGTAGTGATAGGATTGATACAAGGTCGAAAGCTCCTTGATATGTTCACGATTGGTGTCTCACTTGCAGTCGCTGCGATTCCAGAAGGTCTTCCCATTATCGTGACGGTTACTCTTGCTTTAGGCGTGCTGCGCATGGCCAAGAGGGGGGCCATCATGCGAAGACTCCCCAGCGTCGAGACTCTCGGCTCTGTGAACGTTGTATGCAGTGATAAGACGGGAACCCTAACGCTCAATCATATGACAGTCACAAAGATGTGGCATTTCGACTGTCCGGAGCCATTTGAGGTGCACAACGATATTAGCTCACTGACGCCTGGGCCTGCAGCTCGGACCGTTCTTCGTGTCGGTAATATCGCTAATAACGCTAGACTTTCGCGTGTGCATGCAAATTCACCTGCCAGCGCATCTTCTGCTGCAGTGTTGTCTTCCACTGATGATAGGGCTCCGGGAACCATTAGGAGTAGGTGGGTTGGGCAACCCACCGACGTCGCTATCCTGGATCTGTTGGACACTTTTGGGGAGGATGATGTGCGCGACCGTATTAGTGCTCGCGCCGCCGAGACTCCCTTCAGCTCCGAGCGCAAGTGGATGGGTGTGATTATTGGCAATGGCACTGGCGAGTCAAGTAACATGGCCTACATTAAAGGTGCTCTCGAGCAAGTTTTAAAACGTTGTGATACGTATCTTACAAAGGATGGACGAGAAGTTATACTGGATGAACTGCGACGTCAAGCAGTGAGGCAGGCTGCTGAGCATATGGCATCAGAGGGTCTAAGGGTGCTCGCTTTCGCCAGTGGAGCAGTGCGAGATACATCAAAAGGGCGACCTTTTGGCAGCAGGACAGGCACTCCTGTTTCTAGAACTACTCcgggtgaagaagatgatcgATATACCGGGCTGGTCTTTGCAGGACTTGTGGGGATGAACGACCCTCCCCGTAAGGATGTTCACAAATCCATCAGGCGCCTTATGGCTGGAGGAGTACGCATCATCATGATCACAGGAGACGCCGAGACTACGGCAGTTGCGATCGCAAAGAAATTGGGAATGCCAATCAGTAATATAGCCGGTTCGCGACCTGTCCTTACTGGTGAGGAGATCGACCGTATGAGCACCACGGAGTTGGCGCAggccatatcctccacatCCATCTTCGCCCGCACAAGCCCTGACCACAAGATGAAGATTGTACGCGCTTTGCAGTCCCGAGGAGATGTGGTGGCCATGACGGGTGATGGTGTGAATGATGCACCAGCCCTCAAGAAAGCAGATATTGGCATCTCGATGGGTAAATTGGGCACGGACGTTGCTAAGGAGGCAGCAGACATGATTCTGACAGACGATGACTTCTCTACAATCCTGCGAGCCATTGAGCAGGGCAAGGGCATCTTCTACAATATTCAAAACTTCATTACATTCCAGCTAAGCACCAGCGTTGCTGCATTGAGTCTTGTATTGTTAAGCACTACTCTTGGCTTCAAGAATCCGCTGAATCCGATGCAAATCCTATGGATCAGTAAGTTAATGTCAACACCGAGCATTGGGCAGTTGATGGCTGACATTCGTCAACAGATATTCTTATGGATGGCCCTCCAGCGCAGTCCTTGGGTGTAGAGCCCGTTGATCCGTCAATCATGGGACGACCCCCACGACCCAGAACGGCTCGGGTACTAACAAAGCCTCTCATTCAACGGGTGCTAACTTCCGCGTTGATGATTATGCTGGGCACGCTTGCTATTTACGTCTACGAAATGGGCGATGTCGACGATGAGCTGAACCCGGGCAAACGCTCGCGCGTCGTAACCGCCCACGACACAACCATGACTTTCACCTGCTTTGTGCTCTTCGACATGTTCAACGCCTTGACCTGCCGCAGCGAGGGCAAGTCGGTGCTTCGCGGCGAGATCTCCTTGTTTGGGAACAAGATGTTCAATTACGCCGTCCTCGGATCACTTGCCGGGCAGGCGTGTGTGATCTATCTGCCTTTCCTGCAGCGAGTCTTTCAGACGGAGCCGCTCAATCTGGCACATCTGTTCAAGCTATTGTGTATTTCGAGTTCAGTGTTTTGGGTAGACGAGGCCCGGAAGTATTATCAGTCGGTGAAACGGCGGCGGGCCGTTGGGGTGGGATACAGCGTAAATGTCTAAGGGGTCGAGTTGATATATGCTTTGTACTAGTTGTATAGAGGAAACATCATAGAGAACTATTATTCCCGCGAGACACCTGAACATTGTTTATGTTGTAACAGCTGACAGCTCATGTAGTTGGTTTTTTGAAACGGGTGCATTGGAAAAGGCGGTGATTAGGAACGAGAAATACAAAGAAGGGCAGGGAGGGACAAGTATGGGAGGATCGAAATATCTGTCTATTTGAGACAGGACAACAAAAAAGTTGAGCGACGCAGGGCTCGACGGGAGTCTCCTAATTCGTAGTCCAGCCCCTTACCATTGGGCCAGCCGGCTAAGATAAGGCTGCCTCGATTCctgtattatatatataactcGAGGAAATTGCTCTGTGGTAGACATCCGCTTACCCCATAATCGGTGGTCACTTTCGGGAAAATAAAGTCCATCATCAATGTTTTGgccgaaagaagaacacacTGTATGCATGAAGAGTACGGTCGGCCTGCGGCGTATATATATTCCCAGTATGTACGAGTACACCGGTAAAGTCAATGATGCAAGACAACGCATAAGTTTGACACGATGGgccacacacacacacacacgaGTCTCGGTGACGGTAAATATTAAAAGCTAACTGTACCAAGATGAAAGTTTCCCCGGAATCTCTCGcactatagtagtagtagtagtagtagacAGGTAGGGTCTACCTGGTGCATATATCCCTcaggtactccgtagtactaGTAG contains the following coding sequences:
- a CDS encoding secretory pathway Ca2+-ATPase, giving the protein MSRSATPALPLHNAQAPDLRPPSSTPTGVRSNTSTSTSTSTYSLLDPQQTAERLQTSLTHGLTPAEAEIRLIQDGPNELPHEDPEPLWLRFLKQFRETLILLLLASAAVSFFMGNFDDAVSITLAVTIVVTVGFVQEYRSEKSLEALSRLVPHHAHLIRDVPLSHTPPIGHSIPAATSEEFELQDLRSKSPGSVSAAVKASSTVSANELVPGDLVLFTVGDRIPADIRITAATDLTIDESNLTGENEPVAKSPDAIRGPKALASHSPKIVTPPRSPFYDAPASGAVGADIRLNEQHNIAFMGTLVRSGYGQGIVIGTGAKTEFGSISASLQEIESPRTPLQLSMDRLGQELSYVSFGVIGLIVVIGLIQGRKLLDMFTIGVSLAVAAIPEGLPIIVTVTLALGVLRMAKRGAIMRRLPSVETLGSVNVVCSDKTGTLTLNHMTVTKMWHFDCPEPFEVHNDISSLTPGPAARTVLRVGNIANNARLSRVHANSPASASSAAVLSSTDDRAPGTIRSRWVGQPTDVAILDLLDTFGEDDVRDRISARAAETPFSSERKWMGVIIGNGTGESSNMAYIKGALEQVLKRCDTYLTKDGREVILDELRRQAVRQAAEHMASEGLRVLAFASGAVRDTSKGRPFGSRTGTPVSRTTPGEEDDRYTGLVFAGLVGMNDPPRKDVHKSIRRLMAGGVRIIMITGDAETTAVAIAKKLGMPISNIAGSRPVLTGEEIDRMSTTELAQAISSTSIFARTSPDHKMKIVRALQSRGDVVAMTGDGVNDAPALKKADIGISMGKLGTDVAKEAADMILTDDDFSTILRAIEQGKGIFYNIQNFITFQLSTSVAALSLVLLSTTLGFKNPLNPMQILWINILMDGPPAQSLGVEPVDPSIMGRPPRPRTARVLTKPLIQRVLTSALMIMLGTLAIYVYEMGDVDDELNPGKRSRVVTAHDTTMTFTCFVLFDMFNALTCRSEGKSVLRGEISLFGNKMFNYAVLGSLAGQACVIYLPFLQRVFQTEPLNLAHLFKLLCISSSVFWVDEARKYYQSVKRRRAVGVGYSVNV
- a CDS encoding double-strand-break repair protein rad21 (sister chromatid cohesion complex Cohesin, subunit RAD21/SCC1), with translation MFYSETLLSKTGPLARVWLSANLERKLSKSHILQSDIESSVSAIVDQGQAPMALRLSGQLLLGVVRIYSRKARYLLDDCNEALMKIKMAFRLTNNNDLTTTVVAPGGITLPDVLTESDLFMNLDSSLLLPQPLSFEPEGKRPGTSMDFGSQLFPDSSLRRSVSQEPARLEDHTLVDLDLGEDDTPLGHDFSMEVGRDAPAPRPVEEDLFSDAGKFNDVDLPLDLGEDDAPLDKMDLANEGPQDTLLQADDTAMDLGDDGELAFDVDERRSERESMSVLSEMPDADMEKLQQEQGEDQDQDEGAAEDDVTVQHSQRAKRRKVMTVELDKVTDYKAPIIKGLQADRSTILKPTSFLPRDPVLLTLMDMQKNGDFVTNVLGGGRGRGWAPELRDLLSFDAIKKAGELKRKRDSGIADMDIEAAAAPALEFGEEEATVPIDEGVGLDSTLHQRSDIEFPGDDDDQVLHLSDDEGLNHPLEDLDDTIQPADSGPVSVGTKHAVHILRDCLGESAVEQKKSVKFQDLLPERKASKADATKMFFEVLVLATKDAVQVEQRPDTVGGPLKIRGKRALWGSWAEESANGEVGTQASQEVA